Proteins found in one Quercus robur chromosome 2, dhQueRobu3.1, whole genome shotgun sequence genomic segment:
- the LOC126715143 gene encoding cullin-3A-like isoform X2, with the protein MVLHKFGEKLYSGLVTTMTSHLSDISKSIEAAQGELFLEELNRKWLDHNKALQMIRDILMYMDRTFIPSTQKTPVHELGLNLWRDVVIHSSKTQIRLQDTLLELVHRERNGEVINRGLMRSIIKMLMDLGSSVYQDDFEQHFLEVSANFYGLESQQYIESCDCGDYLKKAERRLNEEMERVSHYLDARSLEKITNVVEKEMIENHMHRLVHMENSGLVNMLVNDKYDDLGRKYNLFRRVANGGLLIVRDVMTSYIRDTGKQLVTDPERLKDPVDFVQRLLDLKDKYDKIISLAFNNDKTFQNALNSSFEYFINLNARSPEFISLFVDDKLRKGLKGVSEEDVEVVLDKVMMLFRYLQEKDVFEKYYKQHLAKRLLAGKTVSDDAERSLIVKLKTECGYQFTSKLEGMFTDMKTSQDTMQGFHESLGAELGDSPSLTVQVLTTGSWPTQPSATCNLPAEILGVCEKFRSYYLGTHTGRRLSWQTNMGTADLKAIFGKGQKHELNVSTYQMCVLMLFNNADRLSYKEIEQATEIPASDLKRCLQSLACARVKSVLRKEPIGRDIAEDDAFSVNDKFSSKLYKVRISTVAAQRESEPENQETRQRVEEDRKPQIEAAIVRIMKSRRVLDHNNIVAEVIKQLQSRFLPNPVVIKKRIESLIEREFLERDKNDRKLYRYLA; encoded by the coding sequence TTTAGAAGAGCTGAACAGAAAATGGTTAGATCATAACAAGGCATTGCAAATGATTCGAGATATATTGATGTATATGGATAGAACTTTCATCCCAAGCACCCAAAAAACCCCAGTTCATGAGCTTGGGTTGAATTTGTGGAGAGATGTTGTTATCCACTCCAGCAAAACCCAAATTAGGCTTCAGGACACACTTCTTGAGCTTGTTCATAGAGAAAGGAATGGTGAAGTCATAAATAGGGGTTTGATGAGGAGTATTATAAAGATGCTAATGGATTTAGGTTCGTCTGTATACCAAGATGACTTTGAGCAGCATTTTCTTGAagtttcagctaatttttacgGTCTTGAGTCTCAACAATACATTGAGTCTTGTGATTGCGGAGATTATCTAAAGAAGGCTGAGAGACGTCTCAACGAAGAAATGGAGAGAGTGTCCCATTATTTGGATGCCAGAAGTTTAGAAAAGATAACAAATGTGGTTGAAAAGGAGATGATTGAAAATCACATGCATAGACTAGTCCATATGGAGAACTCAGGATTAGTTAATATGCTTGTGAATGACAAATATGACGACTTGGGAAGGAAGTATAACTTGTTCCGTAGGGTAGCCAATGGTGGACTCTTAATAGTAAGGGATGTCATGACTTCATATATTCGGGATACTGGTAAGCAGCTAGTTACTGATCCAGAAAGGTTGAAGGATCCTGTAGACTTTGTGCAACGTCTCCTGGATTTAAaggataaatatgacaaaatcaTCAGTTTGGCATTTAACAACGACAAGACATTCCAAAATGCTTTGAACTCCTCATTTGAGTACTTCATAAATTTGAATGCACGGTCACCAGAATTCATTTCTTTGTTTGTGGATGACAAGCTCCGTAAAGGATTGAAAGGTGTTAGTGAGGAGGACGTGGAGGTTGTACTGGACAAGGTTATGATGCTTTTCCGTTaccttcaagagaaagatgtgtTTGAGAAGTATTACAAACAACATTTGGCGAAGAGGCTTCTTGCAGGGAAAACTGTCTCTGATGACGCAGAAAGAAGTTTGATTGTTAAGCTCAAAACTGAATGTGGATATCAATTTACATCTAAACTGGAAGGTATGTTCACTGATATGAAGACCTCTCAGGATACAATGCAGGGCTTCCATGAAAGCCTTGGTGCTGAGTTAGGGGACAGCCCCTCGTTAACTGTCCAGGTCCTCACCACAGGTTCATGGCCAACTCAACCAAGTGCTACATGCAACCTTCCAGCAGAAATACTGGGTGTATGTGAGAAGTTTAGGAGTTATTATCTTGGGACCCACACTGGGCGTAGGCTCTCTTGGCAAACAAACATGGGTACTGCTGATTTGAAAGCAATCTTTGGAAAGGGCCAGAAGCATGAGCTGAATGTTTCCACTTACCAAATGTGTGTACTTATGCTTTTCAACAATGCTGACCGGTTGAGCTATAAAGAAATTGAGCAAGCCACAGAGATACCTGCCTCAGACTTGAAGAGATGCCTACAGTCTCTAGCCTGTGCCAGGGTGAAGAGTGTCTTGCGGAAGGAACCTATTGGCAGGGACATAGCTGAGGATGATGCTTTCTCCGTCAATGACAAATTCTCAAGCAAGCTTTACAAGGTAAGAATAAGTACAGTGGCCGCACAACGGGAGTCCGAACCTGAAAATCAGGAAACGCGGCAGAGAGTGGAGGAAGACAGGAAGCCTCAGATCGAGGCAGCAATTGTGAGAATCATGAAGTCAAGGCGGGTGCTAGATCATAATAACATTGTTGCTGAGGTCATAAAGCAGCTGCAGTCACGGTTCTTGCCAAACCCCGTTGTTATAAAAAAACGAATCGAATCCCTTATTGAGCGGGAGTTCTTAGAGAGGGATAAAAATGATAGGAAACTGTATCGGTACCTTGCTTAA
- the LOC126715142 gene encoding 40S ribosomal protein S9-2, producing the protein MVHVVFYRNYGKTFKKPRRPYEKERLDHELRLVGEYGLRCKRELWRVQYALSRIRNAARELLTLDEKNPRRIFEGDALLRRMNRYGLLDESQNKLDYVLALTVENFLERRLQTLVFKSGMAKSIHHARVLIRQRHIRVGRQVVNIPSFMVRVDSQKHIDFSLASPFGGGRPGRVKRKNQKAAAKKASGGDGGEEDEE; encoded by the exons ATGGTGCACGTCGTTTTCTACCGCAACT ATGGGAAGACTTTCAAGAAGCCGCGTCGTCCATATGAGAAGGAGCGATTGGACCACGAACTGAGGCTTGTGGGAGAATATGGGCTCCGATGTAAGAGGGAGTTGTGGAGGGTTCAATATGCTTTGAGCCGCATCCGAAATGCTGCCAGGGAGCTTCTTACTCTTGATGAAAAGAATCCTCGTCGGATCTTTGAGGGTGATGCCCTTTTGCGTAGGATGAACAGGTATGGACTTTTGGATGAGAGCCAGAACAAGCTTGATTATGTCCTGGCCTTAACCGTGGAGAACTTTCTTGAGCGCCGGCTTCAAACCCTTGTGTTCAAGTCGGGTATGGCCAAGTCTATTCACCATGCTCGTGTGCTTATTAGGCAGAGGCATATCAG GGTTGGGAGGCAGGTGGTTAACATACCATCTTTCATGGTGAGAGTTGATTCTCAGAAGCACATTGATTTCTCTCTTGCTAGCCCCTTCGGAGGTGGTCGCCCTGGAAGAGTGAAGCGAAAGAACCAGAAGGCAGCTGCCAAGAAGGCTTCTGGTGGGGATGGAGGTGAGGAGGATGAAGAATGA